The Glycine max cultivar Williams 82 chromosome 12, Glycine_max_v4.0, whole genome shotgun sequence genome window below encodes:
- the LOC100784939 gene encoding peptidyl-prolyl cis-trans isomerase FKBP16-3, chloroplastic, with translation MTSLDMPTMASSLLLPLGSTCGRSPSFTPQSILVDKLRRLVVKVKSSETRECTTAMFNANSRRDFLGLALGVSGGLFMGSLDANGAGLPPEEKPKLCDDTCEKELENVPTVTTGSGLQYKDIKVGQGPSPPIGFQVAANYVAMVPSGQIFDSSLEKGQPYIFRVGSGQVIQGLDEGILSMKVGGKRRLYIPGSLAFPKGLTSAPGRPRVAPSSPVIFDVSLEYIPGLEVDEE, from the exons ATGACATCCTTGGATATGCCTACCATGGCCTCCTCTCTGCTTCTCCCACTTG GTTCTACTTGTGGTAGAAGTCCCTCTTTTACTCCTCAAAGCATTTTGGTGGATAAACTTCGAAGATTAGTTGTTAAAGTCAAGTCCTCAGAGACAAGGGAATGCACCACTGCTATGTTTAATGCCAATTCACGTAGAGACTTTCTTGGGTTGGCTTTAGGAGTCTCGGGTGGTCTCTTTATGGGTTCATTGGATGCAAATGGAGCTGGTTTGCCCCCAGAAGAAAAGCCTAAACTGTGTGATGACACTTGTGAGAAAGAGCTTGAAAAT GTGCCTACGGTAACTACTGGATCAGGTTTGCAATACAAGGATATTAAAGTTGGGCAAGGTCCTAGTCCACCAATCGGATTTCAG GTGGCTGCTAATTACGTTGCAATGGTTCCCTCTGGACAAATATTTGATAG TTCACTGGAGAAAGGTCAGCCTTACATTTTTCGTGTTGGTTCTGGTCAG GTGATACAAGGACTTGATGAAGGTATTCTGAGCATGAAAGTAGGGGGGAAGCGTCGACTGTACATACCCGGATCA CTGGCATTCCCAAAAGGCCTTACTTCTGCTCCTGGAAGACCAAGGGTGGCTCCAAGCAGTCCAGTCATATTTGACGTTAGTTTGGAATATATACCGGGGCTTGAAGTGGATGAGGAGTAA